Proteins from a genomic interval of Ferviditalea candida:
- a CDS encoding cyclic-phosphate processing receiver domain-containing protein: MNVFLDDTRPQPEGYVGVKTTKQAIEALRKHSIQILSLDYDLGRGMPKGIEVVRFMVRHSKYPNHIILHTANPIGRRRMYDLLMAHKPDRVKVTIHPLPWI, from the coding sequence ATGAATGTCTTTCTCGATGACACCCGGCCGCAGCCGGAAGGCTATGTTGGGGTCAAGACGACAAAGCAAGCGATTGAGGCATTAAGAAAGCATTCCATTCAAATTTTATCGCTGGATTACGATCTGGGCCGCGGGATGCCGAAAGGAATTGAGGTGGTGCGGTTCATGGTGAGGCACAGCAAATATCCAAACCATATTATTCTGCATACTGCCAATCCAATCGGCCGCAGACGGATGTATGACTTGCTGATGGCACACAAGCCGGACCGCGTGAAGGTTACGATTCATCCGCTCCCGTGGATTTAA
- a CDS encoding DUF523 domain-containing protein — protein MIVISACLAGLATRFDGKDNYIDELAELLRAGKAVLVCPEQLGGLPTPRHPAEIVGGNGADVLDGRAKVINSLGEDVTRQFIRGAEQTLKTAQAVGAAYAILKESSPSCGSTLIYNGSFSKQKQPGFGVTAALLRRHGIKVYSENNFHELNSLFKSTGADES, from the coding sequence ATGATTGTCATCAGTGCTTGTCTGGCGGGTTTGGCCACGCGCTTTGACGGGAAGGACAATTACATCGATGAATTGGCCGAATTGCTGCGGGCGGGAAAGGCGGTCTTGGTGTGTCCGGAACAATTGGGCGGACTTCCTACCCCTCGTCATCCCGCAGAAATTGTAGGCGGCAACGGAGCCGACGTCCTGGACGGACGCGCGAAGGTGATCAATTCGTTGGGAGAAGATGTTACTCGACAATTTATCAGGGGAGCCGAACAGACCTTGAAAACCGCTCAAGCCGTAGGCGCCGCATATGCGATCTTAAAGGAATCCAGCCCTTCCTGCGGCAGTACGTTGATCTACAACGGCTCATTCTCCAAGCAAAAACAGCCGGGCTTCGGAGTCACGGCGGCTCTCCTTCGCCGTCACGGCATTAAGGTCTATTCGGAAAATAATTTTCATGAACTGAACAGCTTGTTTAAATCCACGGGAGCGGATGAATCGTAA
- a CDS encoding DEAD/DEAH box helicase — MNDAFHALGIRPELTDALRKHGVTLPTPVQAKSIPYLLSGRDVFVQSQTGTGKTAAFVLPILQNIDAREQAVQALIITPTRELAIQITEEIKKLAPAVGSTVLAVYGGQDVEGQIRKLKGATHIVVATPGRLLDHLRRDTIQLSRVARLVIDEADQMLDMGFLPEVEEILRQTPASRQTMLFSATLPDSVRRLAKQYLGEPADIRIQGSQITLEGIKQFVIETTDRAKQQALIHRIEQDRPFLAVVFCRTKIRAKKLTEALLAHGMNVDELHGDLSQAKRELVMKRFRSADLQILVATDVAARGLDVEGITHVYNYDIPLDAESYIHRTGRTGRAGKKGTAVTFVAPKDRSYLQRIEQGIGTALERRSADLPGLAPSGWREPDADGPKRAGKTDVKKDGRGRRAQARTGQRADSRQQRKGDERSSRRNENSKQGRGGKNRSITCKGNKNSGSSGRAGARNGNLGARGRRGR; from the coding sequence ATGAACGATGCATTTCATGCTTTAGGCATCCGGCCGGAATTGACCGATGCTCTGCGTAAACACGGAGTAACCTTGCCTACCCCGGTTCAGGCCAAATCTATTCCTTATCTGTTGTCCGGACGGGATGTATTTGTGCAGTCCCAGACGGGTACAGGCAAAACGGCGGCTTTTGTGCTGCCGATTCTGCAAAACATCGATGCTCGGGAGCAGGCCGTTCAGGCGCTCATTATCACCCCGACACGGGAGTTGGCCATTCAGATAACTGAGGAAATCAAGAAATTGGCTCCGGCCGTCGGTTCAACGGTGCTGGCCGTCTACGGGGGACAGGATGTGGAAGGCCAAATCCGCAAATTAAAAGGAGCGACCCATATTGTGGTCGCCACTCCGGGCAGATTGCTCGATCATTTAAGAAGAGACACGATACAGCTGTCAAGGGTCGCCCGGCTTGTCATTGATGAGGCCGATCAAATGCTGGATATGGGTTTTCTCCCCGAGGTGGAGGAGATTCTCCGGCAAACTCCGGCCAGCCGGCAAACGATGCTGTTCTCAGCGACCCTCCCGGACTCCGTTCGGCGATTGGCCAAGCAATACTTGGGTGAGCCGGCGGATATCCGCATTCAGGGCAGCCAAATCACCTTGGAAGGGATCAAGCAGTTTGTGATCGAAACCACCGATCGAGCCAAGCAGCAAGCGCTGATTCACAGGATCGAGCAGGATCGGCCCTTTCTCGCCGTGGTTTTCTGCCGCACCAAAATTCGCGCCAAAAAGCTGACGGAAGCGCTGCTTGCCCATGGGATGAACGTGGATGAGCTGCATGGAGATCTCTCCCAGGCCAAACGCGAATTGGTGATGAAACGGTTCCGCTCGGCGGATCTACAAATTCTTGTCGCTACCGATGTGGCTGCGCGCGGCCTCGATGTCGAAGGCATCACGCATGTGTATAATTACGATATCCCGCTTGACGCTGAGAGTTACATTCACCGGACCGGCCGAACGGGAAGAGCGGGGAAAAAGGGTACGGCTGTCACCTTTGTTGCACCGAAGGACCGCAGCTATCTTCAGCGGATTGAGCAGGGGATCGGAACCGCTCTGGAGCGGCGAAGCGCTGACCTGCCCGGATTGGCGCCAAGCGGCTGGAGAGAGCCGGATGCAGATGGACCGAAGCGTGCCGGCAAGACGGACGTGAAGAAGGATGGGCGCGGTCGAAGAGCGCAAGCTCGTACCGGACAGCGTGCGGATTCGCGGCAGCAGCGGAAGGGTGATGAAAGGAGCTCGCGCCGTAATGAAAACAGCAAGCAAGGCAGAGGCGGCAAAAATAGATCTATCACATGTAAAGGCAACAAAAACAGCGGCAGCAGCGGCAGGGCTGGTGCAAGAAACGGAAATCTTGGCGCGAGAGGCAGAAGAGGGCGTTAG
- a CDS encoding ABC-F family ATP-binding cassette domain-containing protein — translation MISTERVTLRYGSRALFEDVNIKFTEGNCYGLIGANGAGKSTFLKILSGEIEPTAGHVHITPGERLAVLKQNHFEYDEYPVLETVIMGHEKLYSIMKEKEQIYAKPDFSDEDGMRAAELEGEFAELNGWEAESEASSLLIGLGIGKPLHELKMSELPGTDKVRVLLAQALFGNPNILLLDEPTNHLDLASISWLENFLSKFEGTVIVVSHDRHFLNQVCTHIADIDFGKIQLYVGNYDFWYESSQLALTLQRESNKRVEEKRKELEEFIRRFSANASKSKQATSRKKLLEKLTLEDIRPSNRKYPFIHFKSEREAGKQILSILQLSKKSEDETILNRFTLTVNKGDKIAFVGPYGIAATTLFQILMGEEKADEGSFSWGVTTTQAYFPKDNSSYFQSDLNLIDWLRQYSKDQDESFIRGFLGRMLFSGEEALKKANVLSGGERVRCMLAKMMLTAPNVLILDEPTNHLDLESITALNNGLMQFDGTILFTSHDHQFVQTVANRIVEITPDVFTDRLCTFDEYLEGAEQRRA, via the coding sequence ATGATAAGTACAGAACGTGTGACATTGCGTTACGGAAGCAGGGCGCTTTTTGAGGATGTCAATATTAAATTCACCGAGGGAAATTGCTATGGTTTGATCGGGGCGAACGGCGCCGGGAAGTCAACCTTTCTTAAAATACTATCCGGGGAAATCGAGCCAACCGCCGGACATGTGCATATCACCCCAGGTGAAAGACTGGCTGTTTTAAAACAGAACCATTTTGAATACGATGAATATCCCGTGCTGGAAACAGTGATCATGGGGCATGAAAAGCTCTATTCGATCATGAAAGAAAAAGAACAGATTTACGCCAAACCGGATTTCTCCGATGAGGACGGAATGCGTGCCGCCGAATTGGAAGGCGAGTTTGCGGAATTGAACGGCTGGGAAGCGGAATCCGAGGCTTCCAGTTTATTGATCGGACTCGGGATCGGCAAACCGCTTCATGAATTGAAAATGAGCGAGCTTCCGGGAACCGATAAGGTTCGTGTCCTGCTGGCCCAAGCGCTGTTCGGCAATCCGAACATTCTGCTGTTGGACGAACCCACAAACCATCTGGATTTGGCGTCGATCAGCTGGCTGGAAAATTTTCTTTCCAAATTTGAGGGGACCGTCATCGTCGTTTCCCATGACCGCCACTTTTTAAATCAGGTATGTACGCATATCGCCGATATCGACTTCGGCAAAATCCAGTTGTATGTCGGCAACTATGACTTCTGGTATGAATCCAGCCAGTTGGCCTTGACGCTGCAAAGAGAATCGAATAAGCGAGTCGAAGAAAAGCGCAAGGAATTGGAAGAATTCATTCGCAGATTCAGCGCGAACGCCTCCAAATCCAAGCAGGCGACTTCCCGTAAAAAGCTGCTGGAGAAGCTGACCCTGGAAGATATCCGACCGTCCAACCGCAAATATCCGTTCATTCATTTTAAGTCGGAACGAGAGGCCGGCAAGCAGATCTTGTCCATCCTGCAATTGAGCAAAAAGTCGGAAGATGAAACGATTCTGAACCGTTTCACATTGACCGTCAACAAGGGAGATAAAATCGCTTTTGTCGGACCGTACGGAATCGCGGCGACGACGCTGTTTCAGATTCTGATGGGCGAGGAGAAAGCGGATGAAGGGAGCTTCTCCTGGGGAGTCACGACAACACAAGCCTATTTTCCCAAGGATAATTCAAGCTACTTTCAAAGTGATTTGAATTTGATCGATTGGCTTCGCCAATATTCCAAGGATCAGGACGAATCCTTTATCCGCGGATTCTTGGGAAGAATGCTGTTCTCCGGCGAAGAAGCTTTGAAGAAAGCGAATGTGTTGTCGGGAGGTGAGCGGGTTCGCTGCATGCTGGCCAAAATGATGCTGACCGCTCCGAATGTGCTAATCCTGGATGAACCGACCAACCATTTGGATCTCGAGTCGATCACGGCATTGAATAACGGTTTGATGCAGTTTGACGGCACCATCCTGTTCACTTCGCATGACCACCAATTCGTGCAGACGGTTGCCAATCGGATCGTTGAAATCACTCCGGACGTGTTTACGGACAGACTCTGCACGTTCGATGAATATCTGGAAGGTGCGGAACAAAGGAGAGCATGA
- a CDS encoding ABC-F family ATP-binding cassette domain-containing protein, protein MNIIAADNLSKSFGMKRLLDGISFYMDQGDRVGLIGINGTGKSTFLKLIAGVEQPDAGSVSSANGLTIQYLPQNPPYDPDATVLQQIFKGQSPIMQLLLEYETAMQMMHDGIKENNPQQRLIELSARMDAANAWQLEAEAKKILSKLGIEEYGMRMEQLSGGQRKRVLLASVFINPADLLILDEPTNHLDTQAVDWIEQHLKRSGTSLLMITHDRYFLDRAANRIIELDQGKLYSYGGNYSHFLEKKAERLEQEKASELKRQNLLRRELEWIRRGAKARTTKQKARIDRFEQLQQSKPDSFDNELDMALAGSRLGKKVIQLQDVCKTFADRSLIKDFSRIVQKNDRIGIIGPNGSGKSTLLKLIAGQLSPDDGVIETGPTVKIGFFSQESDELNPSLRVIEYIKEAAENIRTADGALISASQMLEKFMFPPDSQWSVIHKLSGGEKRRLFLLRILMSSPNVLLLDEPTNDLDIQTLTILEEYIDEFPGAVIAVSHDRYFLDRIAETILSFEGGGIIQHHTGNYTDYRNFRTQTEMNSEQADGEAKQKEKAKDSAPENHRIRQLKFSFQEQRDYEQIDQWIADAEKELEETSHAIDAAGSDFERLQELAKTQQSLEQRLEELIERWTYLNELAEEIERQKRAGKHHEEFNLKQNSPLPGRGEFCFIIDF, encoded by the coding sequence ATGAATATCATCGCTGCAGACAACCTATCCAAGAGCTTTGGCATGAAACGATTGCTGGACGGCATCTCCTTTTACATGGATCAGGGAGACCGCGTCGGTCTGATCGGCATCAACGGTACGGGCAAATCGACATTTCTCAAGCTGATTGCCGGCGTCGAGCAGCCGGACGCGGGAAGCGTGAGCTCAGCCAACGGCTTAACCATACAGTACTTGCCCCAAAATCCTCCCTATGATCCTGATGCAACTGTGCTCCAGCAAATCTTTAAAGGCCAATCACCGATCATGCAGCTGCTGCTCGAATACGAAACCGCGATGCAAATGATGCATGACGGGATAAAGGAGAACAATCCGCAGCAGCGGCTCATCGAATTGAGCGCCCGGATGGACGCCGCCAACGCGTGGCAGCTGGAAGCCGAGGCTAAGAAAATCCTTTCAAAACTCGGGATTGAGGAATACGGCATGAGGATGGAACAGCTTTCCGGGGGACAACGCAAGCGGGTGCTGCTGGCAAGCGTATTCATCAACCCGGCGGATCTGCTGATTCTGGACGAACCGACCAACCATCTCGATACCCAAGCTGTAGATTGGATCGAACAGCATTTAAAAAGAAGCGGCACCTCGCTGCTCATGATTACGCATGACCGCTATTTCCTGGACCGCGCCGCCAACCGGATTATTGAGCTCGACCAAGGAAAGCTCTACAGCTATGGCGGGAACTACAGCCATTTCCTGGAAAAGAAGGCGGAAAGGCTTGAGCAGGAGAAAGCCTCGGAGCTTAAACGGCAAAATCTGCTTAGGCGCGAGCTGGAGTGGATCCGCCGCGGGGCCAAGGCTCGGACGACCAAACAAAAAGCGCGCATTGACCGATTCGAGCAGCTCCAGCAGTCCAAGCCGGATTCCTTCGACAATGAGCTTGATATGGCGTTGGCCGGCAGCAGGCTGGGCAAGAAGGTCATTCAGCTGCAGGACGTCTGCAAAACGTTTGCAGATCGGAGCCTGATCAAGGATTTCAGCCGCATTGTGCAGAAGAACGACCGCATCGGCATCATCGGCCCGAACGGCAGCGGCAAATCGACGCTGTTGAAGCTGATTGCCGGACAATTGTCTCCTGATGATGGCGTGATCGAGACAGGTCCCACCGTCAAAATCGGATTTTTCTCTCAGGAAAGCGATGAGTTGAACCCTTCGCTCAGGGTCATTGAATATATCAAGGAAGCGGCTGAAAACATTAGAACGGCAGACGGAGCCTTGATCAGCGCTTCGCAAATGCTCGAAAAGTTCATGTTCCCTCCGGATTCGCAGTGGTCGGTCATCCACAAATTGTCCGGCGGTGAAAAACGCCGCTTGTTTTTGCTCAGGATCCTGATGAGTTCGCCCAATGTCCTTCTGCTCGATGAACCGACGAACGATTTGGATATTCAGACATTAACGATCCTCGAGGAATACATCGACGAATTTCCAGGCGCGGTGATCGCCGTATCCCACGACAGATATTTTTTGGACCGTATTGCGGAAACGATTTTATCGTTCGAAGGCGGCGGCATAATTCAGCATCATACCGGAAACTATACGGATTACCGGAATTTTCGCACGCAGACGGAAATGAATTCCGAGCAAGCCGATGGAGAAGCCAAGCAGAAGGAAAAGGCCAAAGATTCCGCTCCGGAAAACCATAGAATCCGACAGCTGAAATTTTCATTTCAAGAGCAGCGGGATTACGAGCAAATCGATCAATGGATTGCCGATGCGGAAAAAGAGCTCGAGGAAACGTCGCATGCGATCGATGCTGCGGGAAGCGATTTCGAACGTCTTCAGGAATTGGCGAAAACCCAGCAAAGCTTGGAGCAGCGGCTGGAGGAGCTGATTGAACGCTGGACCTATTTGAATGAGCTGGCGGAGGAAATCGAACGGCAAAAAAGAGCAGGTAAACATCACGAAGAATTTAACCTGAAACAGAATTCACCTCTGCCGGGCAGAGGTGAATTCTGTTTTATAATAGATTTCTAA